In one window of Gossypium hirsutum isolate 1008001.06 chromosome A01, Gossypium_hirsutum_v2.1, whole genome shotgun sequence DNA:
- the LOC121231078 gene encoding uncharacterized protein, with amino-acid sequence MTYFLGMEVHQSDRGIFISQHSFALKILDKFCMHNCKAVSTPVAQGEKLTSSGDQQRVDERHYRSLVGCLLYLTVTRPDIMFGVSLLSRFMHCCNEAHLKAAKRILRYIKGTASFGVMFESQNQLKLEGYSDSDWAGSLDDMKTEAEYIAAAGAVNQAIWLRKLLYDLNETQDEATEIWVDNQSAVAIAKNPVFHGKTKHFKIKLHFVREAEQAKEFNFSLFVMLVKLKLVTRSFDVMADCLANTVLQLCFNVCCCHCSNKNELVGISGIYGLGGVGKTTLLNQINNKFHDTTHDYLVIWAVASQDRPIEKVQDEIAKRIGLSNERWKSKSLDEKAGDICSRLYNRRFALLLDDIWEWFDLTRAGIPIPTLDNDCKVIFTTRRLDVCCQMQPNMDNNIRVACLPSGEAFKLFEEKVGSETLQMHPDIHNIAEAVVEECAGLPLALITIGRAMASKKTSREWEYAIEVLRQSAASVFPGVGKEMYLKLKFSYDCLPDERLRSCFLYCSLYPEDHLIEKDELVDC; translated from the exons atgacttacttccttggcatggaagtgcACCAATCTGATCGAGGTATCTTCATCAGCCAACActcatttgctttgaagatcctagacaaattttgcatgcataactgTAAAGCAGTCAGCACACCTGTGGCTCAAGGAGAAAAGTTGACTAGCAGTGGTGATCAGCAGAGGGTTGATGAGAGGCACTATCGAAgcctagttggttgtctgttgtATCTAACAGTAACCAGGCCAGATATCATGTTTGGTGTCAGCCTGTTATCGAGATTTATGCATTGTTGCAATGAGGCACATTTGAAGGCAGCAAAGAGGATCCTTAGATATATCAAGGGCACTGCTAGTTTTGGTGTAATGTTTGAAAGTCAGAACCAACTGAAACTAGAAGGCTACTCTGACAGCGACTGGGCAGGATCTCtcgatgacatgaaga CTGAAGCAGAGTACATTGCTGCAGCAGGAGCAGTTAATCAGGCCATTTGGCTAAGAAAGCTGCTTTATGATCTTAATGAAACACAAGATGAAGCAACTGAAATCTGGGTGGACAATCAGTCTGCAGTTGCAATAGCCAAGAACCCTGTGTTCCATGGCAAGACTAAGCATTTCAAGATCAAATTGCATTTTGTTAGAGAGGCtgaacaagcaaaggaa TTCAACTTTAGTTTGTTTGTAATGCTAGTTAAACTTAAGTTAGTGACAAGATCTTTTGATGTAATGGCTGATTG TCTTGCAAACACTGTGTTGCAACTTTGTTTTAAtgtttgctgctgccattgttccaacaaaaACGAACTAGTGGGAATCAGTGGCATATATGGCTTAGGAGGGGTTGGCAAGACAACCCTCCTAAACCAAATCAATAACAAATTCCATGATACTACCCATGATTACCTTGTCATTTGGGCAGTTGCATCGCAAGATCGGCCAATTGAGAAAGTCCAGGATGAGATTGCCAAAAGAATAGGCCTTTCCAATGAACGTTGGAAATCTAAGAGCCTTGATGAGAAAGCTGGAGACATATGCAGTAGATTATATAATAGGAGGTTTGCATTGTTGTTGGATGATATATGGGAATGGTTTGATCTCACAAGAGCTGGGATACCTATTCCAACACTGGACAATGACTGTAAAGTCATTTTCACAACTCGTCGTCTTGACGTGTGCTGTCAAATGCAACCGAACATGGATAATAATATCAGAGTGGCATGTTTACCATCAGGAGAAGCTTTCAAACTGTTCGAGGAGAAGGTTGGGTCAGAAACCCTTCAAAtgcatccggatattcacaacaTAGCTGAAGCGGTGGTTGAAGAGTGTGCAGGACTACCTCTCGCTCTCATTACAATTGGGCGAGCCATGGCATCCAAGAAGACCTCTCGAGAATGGGAATATGCTATTGAAGTTTTAAGGCAATCAGCAGCCTCTGTGTTCCCAGGGGTAGGGAAAGAGATGTATCTCAAGTTAAAATTCAGTT